From one Mustela nigripes isolate SB6536 chromosome 16, MUSNIG.SB6536, whole genome shotgun sequence genomic stretch:
- the FOXJ1 gene encoding forkhead box protein J1, giving the protein MAESWLRLSGAGAAEEAGPEGGLEEPDALDDSLTSLQWLQEFSILNAKAPALPPGGTDPHGYHQVPGSAAPGSPLAADPACLGQPHTPGKPTSSCTSRSAPPGLQAPPPDDVDYATNPNVKPPYSYATLICMAMQASKATKITLSAIYKWITDNFCYFRHADPTWQNSIRHNLSLNKCFIKVPREKDEPGKGGFWRIDPQYAERLLSGAFKKRRLPPVHIHPAFARQASQEPRAAPWAGPLTVNTEAQQLLQEFEEATGEAGWGAGEGRLGHKRKQPLPKRVAKVPRAPSTLLLTQEEQGELEPLKGNFDWEAIFEAGALGGELGALEALELSPPLSPASHGDVDLTVHGRHIDCPATWGPPGEQAADSLDFDETFLATSFLQHPWDESGSGCLPPEPLFEAGDATLAADLQDWASVGAFL; this is encoded by the exons ATGGCGGAGAGCTGGCTACGCCTCTCGGGTGCAGGGGCGGCGGAGGAGGCCGGGCCAGAGGGCGGTCTGGAGGAGCCCGACGCCCTGGATGACAGCCTGACCAGCCTGCAGTGGCTGCAGGAATTCTCCATTCTCAACGCCAAGGCCCCCGCCCTGCCGCCGGGGGGCACCGACCCCCACGGCTACCACCAGGTGCCAGGCTCGGCCGCGCCGGGGTCCCCCCTGGCGGCGGATCCAGCCTGCCTGGGGCAGCCGCACACTCCTGGTAAGCCCACGTCGTCGTGCACGTCGCGGAGCGCGCCCCCGGGGTTGCAAGCCCCGCCCCCCGACGACGTGGACTACGCCACCAACCCGAATGTGAAGCCACCTTACTCTTACGCCACGCTCATCTGCATGGCCATGCAGGCCAGCAAGGCCACCAAGATCACCCTGTCGGCCATCTACAAGTGGATCACGGACAACTTCTGCTACTTCCGCCACGCTGATCCCACCTGGCAG AATTCCATCCGCCACAACCTCTCCCTGAACAAGTGCTTCATCAAAGTACCCCGGGAGAAGGACGAGCCGGGCAAGGGGGGCTTCTGGCGCATCGACCCCCAGTACGCCGAGCGGCTGCTCAGCGGGGCCTTCAAGAAGCGGCGGCTGCCCCCCGTCCACATCCACCCGGCCTTTGCCCGCCAGGCCTCGCAGGAGCCCCGCGCCGCCCCGTGGGCCGGGCCGCTGACCGTCAACACCGAGGCCCAGCAGCTGCTGCAGGAGTTCGAGGAGGCCACCGGGGAGGCGGGCTGGGGGGCGGGCGAGGGCAGGCTCGGCCATAAGCGCAAACAGCCGCTGCCCAAGCGGGTGGCCAAGGTCCCGCGGGCCCCCAGCACCCTGCTGCTGACCCAGGAGGAGCAGGGCGAGCTGGAGCCCCTCAAAGGCAACTTTGACTGGGAGGCGATCTTCGAGGCCGGCGCCCTGGGCGGCGAGCTGGGCGCGCTGGAGGCCTTGGAGCTGAGCCCGCCGCTGAGCCCCGCCTCGCACGGGGACGTGGACCTCACCGTCCACGGCCGCCACATCGACTGCCCCGCCACCTGGGGGCCTCCGGGGGAGCAGGCCGCCGACAGCCTGGACTTCGACGAGACCTTCCTGGCCACGTCCTTCCTGCAGCACCCCTGGGACGAGAGTGGCAGTGGCTGCCTGCCCCCGGAGCCCCTCTTCGAGGCCGGGGACGCCACCCTGGCGGCCGACCTGCAGGACTGGGCCAGCGTGGGCGCCTTCTTGTAA